From the genome of Candidatus Micrarchaeia archaeon:
CATACGACGAAATAATAAATAAATTGATAGAATTAACAGAAATAATTAGATTTCATGAAAGACAAGATTATATTCTTAAAAATGAAAAATTCAAAAAATTTGATGAGTTGAAAATATGAGTTATTTAATTTTTATATCTGAAACGGCTGAAAAACAATTGTATGCTTTAGAACAAAAAAAACAAAAAAGAATTAAAATTGGTGTGAAAGAGCTTGAGAAGGACCCATTCAATAAAAGGAGCAAAGCAGATATTAAAAAATTACATGGGTTTTTTAGACCAAATCGTTTTCGTTTACTCATTGGAGATTTTAGAATTATTTACTCAGTTATAGGTAAAGAAATTAAAATCACAGAAGTATTTAATAGAGAATTAGGATATGGGCATATTAAAATTTTATTCTAATTTTTATCGTGTTTCTATTATTTTTTGTATTTGCGCAATGTATTTTTGGTTTTCTTTTTTATCAAAATATTTTCTGCTTGGTTCTAAAGTTTTTATCAACCAATTTGCTACTGCATTTTTCAAGTCTAAAGGAAATAATTCTGCACTTTCATACATTCTTTTCAAGTCTTCTGTATTTCCTATTTCTAAATTTCCGCCAAATTTTTCAGGTCTTTCAATTAAGAATTTTCCTTCGCGCATTAAAGCTAATTCGGCGTATTGAAAAATAGGATTATTTTCAGTTATTTTCTCAGGCGCATATGCTTTTTTTATTTTTCTATTAATTTCTTCTGGTGAATCATGAACAAAAATACATGTATCTGGTTTGCTTTTTGACATTTTCATTTCTATTTGTCTGTCTGTTATTTTTGCTTTATCTGTTTCAGTAACATATTGTTCCATTCTTGAACCTGGACCTTGAAGACCAAATAAAATTTTATGGTGTAAAGCAATAGGTTTTTTCTTATTTATTTTAGAAGCTACTTCACGTGCCAGCATATGAACATTTCTTTGGTCCATTCCAGCATGTGCTAATTGAACATCTAATTGAAATATATCTGCAGCCTGCATTGCAGGATACATAATAAATGAACAATCTTTTGATTCTCCTTCTTTTCTTCCCATTATTGTTGTACATCTTAACATTCTTTTTATTGAAGTATTTTTAGAAATTTGAATAACTTTTTCCCAATAATCTTTATTATAAATATCACTTCCTAAAACATAGTTAACTTTATCTTCGGTTAATCCTAAAGATATAAATGCATGTTTAAAATAATTTCCTGCAACCTCTCTAGTTAATTCTAAATCATCACCCATTTTTCTATTTAACCAAGTGTGATAATCTGCTAAAAATATAGTTGGTTTAATTCCAGCTTTTAAAAAATCTTGAATTTTTAAAGCTGTTAATAATCCAGATCCAAGATGAACTTTACCTGAAATTTCAAAACCTATGTAATGTTTTGGATGAGAATAATTTTCAAAAACTTCTTTTAAATCCTCTAATGTAACAACTTCTTGCATTGGTTCTCTTTTAACTAATTCTATTTTATTTTCAATATCCATAAAATTTATTTTATACGAATATACTTAAATATATTTGTATAAAATATTATTTACTTTTTTTAAATTAAATAATAAAAAAAGGAAAAATAAGGTATTTTAAGTAAAATTATTGCACAAAAAAATAAACAATCCTTTTAAAAAGGTTTCGAATCTATATATAGACACAAATCACGCGCGTGGGGTAATATTTTGGTAAAATCAAAAGAGACTATTAATAAAGAGGAGAGCATAGGCCATAGATTAGTTCCTCAACATATTCTTTTATCTGATGAAGAAGCAGAAGAAATTTTAAAAAAATATAATATTACTAGAGACCAATTACCTAAAATAAAAAAGAAAGACCCAGCTTTTGCTATTTTTGATATAAAACCAAAAGAAGGGGATATAATTTTAATTAAAAGAGTAGAAGAAACAGCATCATATGATTATTATAGATTAGTAATTAATAAATAGGTGGAAAAATGGACGATGGATTACTTAAAAGTTATTATAAGGGAAATAGTTTAGTAAAACAGCATCTAGATTCATATAATAAATTTATAGAAAATGGATTAAGAGAGATAGTTGATACAATCGGACAAATTCCAACAAATATTGAAGGTTTTGAACTAAAATTTGGAGATTTAAGATTAGAAAAACCAATGATCGTAGAAGCAGATGGTTCAAGAAGAAATATTTTACCTAATGAAGCAAGATTAAGAAATTTAACTTATGCAGCACCTTTATTTTTAGAGATTATTCCAGTATTTAATGGAATTGAAAGAAGAACATATTCTGAAGTATTTATTGGTGAGTTACCAGTAATGTTAAGATCTAAATTATGTCATCTAGACAATATGACAGAAGAAGAATTAGTAGAAGCAGAAGAAGATCCAACTGATCCTGGCGGATATTTTATAGTCAATGGATCTGAAAAAGTTTTAGTTTCAATTGAAGATTTAGCACCAAATAGAATTATGGTTTCAAATGAGAAAAAAGGAGAATTAACTGTATCAAAGGTTTTTTCAACAAGAGAAGGTTTTAGAGCAAGATGTGCAATTGAAAGAAGAAAAGATGGAACTATGAAAATAGATTTTCCTGGTGCACCTAAAAATATTTATTTAACTACTGTTTTAAGAGCGCTTGGTTTATCAAAAAATAATGATATTTTAAAAAATATAATGGAAGAAAGAGTAATTAAAAATGATACTTTAATTAATTTGGAAATAGATCCAACTAAATCTTTGGAAGAAGCATTCGAGTATATTGGAAAAAGAGCTTCACCTGGACAACCTGAAGAATATAGAAATAAAAGAGTAGATGTTTTATTAGATAATTATTTATTACCTCATTTAGGTACAGATACAGAAAGTAGATTAACAAAAGCATATTATTTAATTGAAATGGCAGAGAGAGCAACAAGAATAGGTGAGAAAAAAACAAAACCAGATGATAAAGATCATTATTCTAATAAAAGAGTTAAATTAGCAGGAACTTTAATGGAAGAATTATTTAGATATGCATTCCAATTTTTAATAAAAGATATTGCTTATCAAGCAGGAAGGGCCGAAGCAAGAGGAAGAAGATTAGTAGTACAAAATTTAGTAAGGCCAGATGCTTTAAGTGATAGAATAAAATATGCAATGGCAACAGGTAATTGGATTGCAGGACAAACTGGTGTTTCACAATTATTAGATAGATTAAGTTATTTATCTTCAGCTTCACATTTAAGAAGATTAATATCTCCTTTAAATAAAAAACATCCACATTTTAAAGCAAGAGATCTTCATGGTACTCATTGGGGAAAATTATGTCCTAATGAAAGTCCAGAAGGACCAAGTTGTGCTTTAGTAAAAAATATTGCTTTAATGTGTGATATTTCCACAGGAGAAAAACCTGAAGAAATAGAAAAAATATTACAAGAGATGGGAGTTAAAATTTAAGGTGTTTACAACATGAAAAGAAAATTAGAACAATTAAAAGATAGAACTGCAATCTATGTTAATGGAAAATTAATTGGATTTCATGAATCTCCAAAAGAAGTTTATGAAAAATTAGTTGAAAAAAGAAGAAATGGAGAAATAAGTTCACAAGTTAATTTTTCATATAATGATAAAATCGATGCTTTTTATGTAAATACAGATAGAGGCAGAGCAAGAAGACCATATATAGTAGTTAAAAATGGAAAAAGTTTATATACTCAAGAATTACAAGAAAAAGTAAAATCTGGAGAAGTTACATGGTGGGATTTAATTAATGTTGGCGTAGTTGAGTATTTAGATGCAGAAGAAGAAGAAATGATTTATGTAGCTATTAAAGAAAAAGATTTAACTAAAGAACATACTCATTTAGAAATTGATCCTGTTTCATTAATGGGAATAGTTGCAGGAGTTTTACCTTACCCAGAACATAATCTTTCTGTTAGAATTACTATGGCTTGTTCAATGGCAAAACAATCTTTAGGAACTTATGCTTCTAATTTTAATAAAAGAATGGATTCTTTAGGTAATGTATTATATTATCCACAACAACCATTAGTACAAACAAGACCATATTCAATTTTAAATTTTAAAGAAAAAGCAGCTGGACAGAATTTTGTAGTTGCTATAATTAATCATTATGGTTATAATATTGAAGATGCAGTTGTAATTAATAAAAATGCAATTGATAGAGGTTTAGGAAGATCAGTTTATTTTAAAACATATGTTACTGAAGAAAGAAGATATCCAGGTGGACAAAAAGATAAATTTGAAATTCCAGCAGCAACAACAGCAGGATTTAGAGAAGAAAGTGCTTATGCTTATTTAGGTGATGATGGAGTTATCTCACCAGAAATTCCAGTACGCCCTGGAGAAGTATTAGTTGGAAAAACTTCACCCCCAAGATTCTTAGAAGAAATTTCTGTTTTTGGAATTGTTGAAGAAAAAAAGAGAGAGAATTCTTTAGCAATGCATGGTGGAGAAGAAGGAGTAGTAGATTCTGTAATGGTTTCAGATACATTAGGGGGAAATAGAATAGCTAAAGTAAGAGTAAGAACAACTATGATTCCCCAATTAGGAGATAAATTTGCATCAAGACATGGTCAAAAAGGAGTTATTGGAATGATTGTTCCACAAGAAGATTTACCATTTACAAAAGATGGAGTAGTTCCAGATTTATTATTAAACCCATTAGCTCTTCCTTCAAGAAAAACTATGGGACATATAATTGAAACTTTAACTGGAAAAGCAGCTTGTTTTGAAGGAAAGATCATGGATGGGTCTGCATTTGATGAATTTAATCAAGAAGAAATTGAAAAAATGCTTGAACAAAATGGTTTCCAAAAACATGGAGAAGAAGAATTATATGATGGAATTACAGGAAGAAAAATTAAAAGTAAAATATTTGTCGGAGTAGTTTATTATCAAAGATTGAAACATTTAGTTGCAAATAAAATACATGCAAGATCAAGAGGACCTGTACAATTATTAACACACCAGCCAACTGAAGGTAAAGCAAGAGAAGGTGGATTAAGATTTGGAGAGATGGAAAGAGATTGTTTAGTTGCTTATGGTTCAAGTATGTTGATAAAAGAAAGATTATTAGAAGAAAGTGATAAAACAAAATTATTGATTTGCGCTAAATGTGGAAGCGTAGCAGTACATGACCACATAAAAAATAGAGATTTCTGTCCTTTATGTGATTCAACACAAATGTTTGAAATTGAATTAAGTTATGCGTTTAAGTTATTATTAGATGAAATAAAAGCGTTAGGAATATTTCCTAGATTAAAATTAGAAGATAAAGCATAGGTGATTATGTGGTTGATGATATTACACAAAAATTAATTGGTTCAATAAAATTTTCTTTATTCTCCCCAGAAATGATTAGAAAGATGTCTTCAATTAAAGTTACAGTACCTGATACATATAATGATGATGGGTATCCAATTGATGGGGGGTTAGTTGATCCACACATGGGAGTTATTGATCCTGGATTAAAATGCAGAACTTGTGGTGGAAGAATGGGTTTCTGTAATGGTCATTTTGGGCATATTGAATTAATAAGACCAGTTATTCATCCTATGTATGCAAAAATTATTTTATTATTATTAAGATCTACTTGTCCTTCTTGTCATAGAGTTTTAGTAAAAGATGCTAAAATTGATGAATTAATTGAACAAGTTGATGAAGAATTAGAAGTACCAGAAGAAAAGAAAGTAATTAAAAAAGCTCAAAATATTACAACAAAAATGAAAAAATTAAATGAATGTCCACATTGTAAAGCAGCATTACCAAAAATCACACTATTAAAACCAACTGCATTTTATAATGAAAATCAAGTTCTTTTACCTTCTGAAATAAGATCTTGGTTAGAAGAAATTTCAAATGATGATTTAAGAGTTTTAGGTTTTGATCCAATACATGCTAGGCCGGAGTGGATGATTTTAACGGCATTGCCTGTACCACCAGTATCAGCAAGACCATCTATTACATTAGAAACTGGAGAAAGATCTGAAGATGATTTAACTCATAAATTAGTAGATGTAATGAGAATTAATCATAGATTAGAAGCTAATATTGATGCAGGTGCACCTCAATTGATTATAGAAGATTTATGGGAATTATTACAATATCATGTTTCAACATTTTTTAATAATGAAATGGCAAATATTCCACCAGCAAGACACAGAAGTGGAAGACCATTAAAAACATTATCACAAAGATTAAAAGGTAAAGAAGGAAGATTTAGATATAATTTATCAGGTAAAAGAGTTAATTTTTCAGCTAGAACAGTTGTTTCACCAGATCCAAATATTTCTATAAATGAAGTTGGTGTTCCGCAAATAATCGCAGAAGAGTTAACAATTCCCCTTACAGTTACAAATTGGAATATAGATTTATGTAAAAAATATATTGTTTCAAATAAATATCCAAGAGCAAGGTATGTTCTTAGGCCTGATGGAAAAAAAATAAAAGTAAAAGAAGAAATCGCCGAAGAACTTTTAAATGAAATTGTTCCTGGATGGATAATTGAAAGGCAATTAGTTGATGGAGACATTGTTTTATTTAATAGACAGCCGTCATTACATAGAATTTCTATTTTAGGTCATGAAGTTAAAGTTTTACCAGGAAAAACATTTAGATTAAATCCATTAGTTTGTGCACCATATAACGCAGATTTTGATGGGGATGAAATGAATCTTCATGCTATTCAAACAGTAGAAGCAAGAGTTGAAGTTAAAGAGTTAATGCTTGTTGAAGGTCAAATTATTTCTCCAAGACACGGACATTCTTTAATACATCCAGATCAAGATGGAATTGCAGGAGCATTTTATACTACTGAAGATGAAGCAATTTTTACTAAAGAAGAAGCCTGTGATTTATTAATTTCAGCAGGTATAACAAAATTACCAGACCCAGATAAAAAAGATAAATATTCAGGTAAATTATTAATGTCAACTTTATTTCCAAAAGATTTAAATTTAAAACAAAGAACAAAATTCTATCCAGAACCAGAAGGAGATGTTTTGATTAAAGATGGAATTATATTATCTGGAGCTTTAGAGTCTAAGACATATCAGAATATAATTATTGAAGATATTTTCCATAAACATGGTCCACAAATGACAAGAGAATTTTTAGATAGAAGTTCTAGATTAGTTTTAAATGAATTAACATGGCATGGTTTAAGTGTTTCATTAAATAATTATACTTTCCCTTCAGAAAATCAAGAAAAACTAGAAAAGATTTTAGATACAATGAGAAGAGAGATAGATGCAATTTTAATTAAATTTAAAAATAAAACTTTAGAAAGATTGCCAGGTATGACATTAAAAGAGTCTTTAGAAGATAAAATCATGCAAATAACAGCAGATGCAAAGAAAAAAGTAGAATCATTAACAGAAAAATCTTTAGGTATGAAAAATTCAGCAGTTATTATGGCAAAATCAGGTTCAAGAGGAAGTTTATTAGATACAATTCAAATGTCAGCAGTTGTTGGTCAGCAATCTGTAAGATCACAAAGAGTTAATAGAGGGTATAGAGATAGAGTTTTAACACATTTTAAAAAGGGCGATTTAGGTGCAATAGCACATGGTTATGTTTTTAATTCATTTAGAACTGGATTAAGCCCAACAGAATTTTTCTTTATGGATATGGGTGGAAGAGAATCCTTAGTTAATACTGCTATAAGAACAGGTAGAAGTGGATATATGCAAAGAAGATTAATTAATGCATTACAAGATATTGTTATTGATAAAGA
Proteins encoded in this window:
- a CDS encoding type II toxin-antitoxin system RelE/ParE family toxin; the protein is MSYLIFISETAEKQLYALEQKKQKRIKIGVKELEKDPFNKRSKADIKKLHGFFRPNRFRLLIGDFRIIYSVIGKEIKITEVFNRELGYGHIKILF
- a CDS encoding tyrosine--tRNA ligase — its product is MDIENKIELVKREPMQEVVTLEDLKEVFENYSHPKHYIGFEISGKVHLGSGLLTALKIQDFLKAGIKPTIFLADYHTWLNRKMGDDLELTREVAGNYFKHAFISLGLTEDKVNYVLGSDIYNKDYWEKVIQISKNTSIKRMLRCTTIMGRKEGESKDCSFIMYPAMQAADIFQLDVQLAHAGMDQRNVHMLAREVASKINKKKPIALHHKILFGLQGPGSRMEQYVTETDKAKITDRQIEMKMSKSKPDTCIFVHDSPEEINRKIKKAYAPEKITENNPIFQYAELALMREGKFLIERPEKFGGNLEIGNTEDLKRMYESAELFPLDLKNAVANWLIKTLEPSRKYFDKKENQKYIAQIQKIIETR
- a CDS encoding DNA-directed RNA polymerase subunit RpoH/Rpb5 C-terminal domain-containing protein, yielding MNKEESIGHRLVPQHILLSDEEAEEILKKYNITRDQLPKIKKKDPAFAIFDIKPKEGDIILIKRVEETASYDYYRLVINK
- a CDS encoding DNA-directed RNA polymerase subunit B'': MDDGLLKSYYKGNSLVKQHLDSYNKFIENGLREIVDTIGQIPTNIEGFELKFGDLRLEKPMIVEADGSRRNILPNEARLRNLTYAAPLFLEIIPVFNGIERRTYSEVFIGELPVMLRSKLCHLDNMTEEELVEAEEDPTDPGGYFIVNGSEKVLVSIEDLAPNRIMVSNEKKGELTVSKVFSTREGFRARCAIERRKDGTMKIDFPGAPKNIYLTTVLRALGLSKNNDILKNIMEERVIKNDTLINLEIDPTKSLEEAFEYIGKRASPGQPEEYRNKRVDVLLDNYLLPHLGTDTESRLTKAYYLIEMAERATRIGEKKTKPDDKDHYSNKRVKLAGTLMEELFRYAFQFLIKDIAYQAGRAEARGRRLVVQNLVRPDALSDRIKYAMATGNWIAGQTGVSQLLDRLSYLSSASHLRRLISPLNKKHPHFKARDLHGTHWGKLCPNESPEGPSCALVKNIALMCDISTGEKPEEIEKILQEMGVKI
- the rpoB gene encoding DNA-directed RNA polymerase subunit B, with translation MKRKLEQLKDRTAIYVNGKLIGFHESPKEVYEKLVEKRRNGEISSQVNFSYNDKIDAFYVNTDRGRARRPYIVVKNGKSLYTQELQEKVKSGEVTWWDLINVGVVEYLDAEEEEMIYVAIKEKDLTKEHTHLEIDPVSLMGIVAGVLPYPEHNLSVRITMACSMAKQSLGTYASNFNKRMDSLGNVLYYPQQPLVQTRPYSILNFKEKAAGQNFVVAIINHYGYNIEDAVVINKNAIDRGLGRSVYFKTYVTEERRYPGGQKDKFEIPAATTAGFREESAYAYLGDDGVISPEIPVRPGEVLVGKTSPPRFLEEISVFGIVEEKKRENSLAMHGGEEGVVDSVMVSDTLGGNRIAKVRVRTTMIPQLGDKFASRHGQKGVIGMIVPQEDLPFTKDGVVPDLLLNPLALPSRKTMGHIIETLTGKAACFEGKIMDGSAFDEFNQEEIEKMLEQNGFQKHGEEELYDGITGRKIKSKIFVGVVYYQRLKHLVANKIHARSRGPVQLLTHQPTEGKAREGGLRFGEMERDCLVAYGSSMLIKERLLEESDKTKLLICAKCGSVAVHDHIKNRDFCPLCDSTQMFEIELSYAFKLLLDEIKALGIFPRLKLEDKA
- a CDS encoding DNA-directed RNA polymerase subunit A', producing the protein MVDDITQKLIGSIKFSLFSPEMIRKMSSIKVTVPDTYNDDGYPIDGGLVDPHMGVIDPGLKCRTCGGRMGFCNGHFGHIELIRPVIHPMYAKIILLLLRSTCPSCHRVLVKDAKIDELIEQVDEELEVPEEKKVIKKAQNITTKMKKLNECPHCKAALPKITLLKPTAFYNENQVLLPSEIRSWLEEISNDDLRVLGFDPIHARPEWMILTALPVPPVSARPSITLETGERSEDDLTHKLVDVMRINHRLEANIDAGAPQLIIEDLWELLQYHVSTFFNNEMANIPPARHRSGRPLKTLSQRLKGKEGRFRYNLSGKRVNFSARTVVSPDPNISINEVGVPQIIAEELTIPLTVTNWNIDLCKKYIVSNKYPRARYVLRPDGKKIKVKEEIAEELLNEIVPGWIIERQLVDGDIVLFNRQPSLHRISILGHEVKVLPGKTFRLNPLVCAPYNADFDGDEMNLHAIQTVEARVEVKELMLVEGQIISPRHGHSLIHPDQDGIAGAFYTTEDEAIFTKEEACDLLISAGITKLPDPDKKDKYSGKLLMSTLFPKDLNLKQRTKFYPEPEGDVLIKDGIILSGALESKTYQNIIIEDIFHKHGPQMTREFLDRSSRLVLNELTWHGLSVSLNNYTFPSENQEKLEKILDTMRREIDAILIKFKNKTLERLPGMTLKESLEDKIMQITADAKKKVESLTEKSLGMKNSAVIMAKSGSRGSLLDTIQMSAVVGQQSVRSQRVNRGYRDRVLTHFKKGDLGAIAHGYVFNSFRTGLSPTEFFFMDMGGRESLVNTAIRTGRSGYMQRRLINALQDIVIDKDSTVKDADNIVVQFIYGGDGQDPSKAGEGVYVEAGPAKDDYETA